A genomic region of Enterococcus sp. 12C11_DIV0727 contains the following coding sequences:
- the pepF gene encoding oligoendopeptidase F has translation MSEAKQLPERSSLPVEKTWDLTKIFKDDQAFDEAFQALSDELKEVEQFKGTLDKGSDAFLGSIEMLLAIYRKVEVIYVYAHLKNDQDTTNTTYQALYARASSLLAQASESVAWFEPEVLSLDDEKIWGYFDENPKLATYRHFIETILSERPHILSADQEALLAGAGEIFEASSNTFSILNNADLKFPVIENENGEKIQLTHGVYGQLMENIHRSVREEAFKGLYSVYEQFKNTFAQTLSSHVKAHNYKAKVRNYSSARAAALSNNHIPESVYDTLVDVVNHNLPLLHRYVSLRKRLLKVDELHMYDMYTPILGEASIKYSYDEAKAKALTALKPMGEEYLTVVESAFNDRWIDVVENQGKRSGAYSSGAYDTAPYILMNWHDSLDQLYTLVHEMGHSVHSYFTRSNQPYVYGDYSIFLAEIASTTNENLLTEYLLETETDPRIRAYVLNHYLDGFKGTIFRQTQFAEFEHFIHTEDAKGTPLTSEYLGEYYGDLNQKYYGPDVKKDPEISLEWSRIPHFYYNYYVYQYATGFSAASALANKILANEPSALENYLTYLKSGSSDYPIEVMKKAGVDMTKPEYIEDAMTVFEARLNELEQLIESLEQ, from the coding sequence ATGAGTGAAGCGAAACAATTACCAGAACGTTCAAGTTTACCAGTAGAAAAAACGTGGGACTTAACGAAAATTTTTAAGGATGATCAAGCTTTTGATGAGGCGTTTCAAGCATTATCTGATGAGTTGAAAGAAGTTGAACAGTTTAAGGGGACTTTAGATAAAGGCAGTGATGCATTTCTAGGCAGCATTGAAATGTTATTAGCGATTTATCGTAAAGTTGAAGTCATTTATGTTTATGCTCATTTGAAAAATGACCAAGATACGACGAATACAACGTATCAAGCCCTTTATGCTAGAGCAAGCTCTTTATTAGCTCAGGCTAGTGAATCAGTTGCTTGGTTTGAACCAGAAGTATTATCGTTGGATGACGAGAAAATTTGGGGTTATTTTGATGAAAATCCTAAATTGGCAACCTATCGTCATTTTATTGAAACTATTTTAAGTGAACGTCCGCATATCTTGTCTGCTGATCAAGAAGCTTTATTGGCTGGTGCAGGGGAAATTTTCGAAGCGTCTAGTAATACGTTCTCAATCTTAAATAATGCCGATTTAAAATTTCCAGTTATCGAAAATGAAAATGGTGAGAAGATCCAATTGACTCATGGTGTCTATGGACAATTGATGGAAAATATCCATAGAAGCGTCCGCGAAGAAGCATTTAAAGGACTATATAGCGTTTATGAACAGTTTAAGAATACATTTGCTCAAACGTTAAGTTCGCATGTTAAAGCGCATAACTATAAAGCAAAAGTTCGCAACTATTCCTCAGCGAGAGCAGCAGCACTAAGTAACAACCACATTCCTGAAAGTGTTTATGATACATTGGTGGACGTAGTAAATCACAATTTACCATTGTTGCATCGTTACGTGTCCTTACGTAAACGTCTATTGAAAGTGGACGAACTGCACATGTATGATATGTATACGCCTATTTTAGGAGAAGCATCGATCAAGTATTCTTATGATGAAGCCAAAGCGAAAGCCCTCACTGCATTGAAACCTATGGGAGAGGAATACCTAACGGTTGTTGAATCTGCTTTTAATGATCGATGGATCGATGTTGTTGAAAACCAAGGGAAACGTAGTGGGGCATATTCATCAGGGGCATATGACACAGCGCCATATATCTTAATGAATTGGCATGATAGTTTGGATCAACTATATACCTTAGTTCATGAAATGGGACATAGTGTTCATAGCTATTTTACTAGAAGCAATCAGCCATATGTTTATGGAGATTATTCAATTTTTCTAGCTGAGATAGCATCTACGACAAATGAAAATCTATTGACCGAATATCTATTGGAGACTGAGACAGATCCCCGAATTCGTGCGTATGTCTTGAATCATTATTTGGATGGTTTCAAAGGAACAATTTTCCGTCAAACACAATTTGCTGAATTCGAGCACTTTATTCATACGGAAGATGCTAAAGGAACACCTCTAACGAGTGAATATTTAGGTGAGTATTACGGAGATCTGAATCAGAAATATTATGGACCTGATGTTAAGAAAGATCCAGAAATTTCATTAGAGTGGTCTCGTATCCCTCATTTTTATTACAATTATTATGTCTATCAATATGCTACAGGTTTTTCAGCAGCATCAGCGCTAGCAAATAAAATATTAGCAAATGAGCCCTCAGCTTTAGAAAATTATTTAACCTATCTGAAGTCTGGAAGTAGTGATTATCCAATCGAGGTAATGAAAAAAGCTGGAGTAGATATGACAAAACCAGAGTATATCGAAGATGCGATGACGGTTTTTGAAGCGAGATTAAATGAATTAGAACAACTTATAGAATCTTTAGAGCAATAA